The Paenibacillus sp. BIC5C1 DNA segment TCAGGGGGTTCTTCTACATCAAGGTCAGGGTTAAAATGTGGTAGATCATTTAATCCACCATATACTTCAAACTTAAGGTAAGAAGGAGCTAGCTTAATCATGGCATGCATTAGTAACGTATTAGAGGACTGATTGCGCAGACTGCCGGAAATCGCAAGGATATTATATTCTTTTTTCATAGGTATACATCATCTCTATTCTTTAGTAATGTAGGCAATCTGTTTATTTTCCTACTGTTGGAATGGACTGTCTATAGAGAACACATTAAATTAAGGCATTCTTCATGTTACTCAGAGGATATCCACAATTCTTCATTAAAACTGCATGCGATAGCTTGCATGACTCCGGGTAATAGGATGAATAGAGTGCTTAATATAAACAACTGAGGTATGAAGCATAATAATAAATTTTTTAAAAATTAGTACCAAGTACTAATACTTAGTGCTATAATGGTAAAAAACAAACGAGGTGACTACCGGTATGAATCAATCAATGTCAACCATTACCGCAATGGGTACGTATGTACCGGATCGAATATTAAGTAATGCTGATTTGGAGAAGCTGGTCGACACGAGTGATGAATGGATTGTACAGCGTACAGGGATGAGAGAACGGCGCATAGCAGCTGATGATCAATTTGTATCTGACCTGGCCACCAAGGCTGTAGAGGATATGATGCGTCGTTATAATGTTAAGGTAGAAGATGTGGATATGATTTTGGTTGCTACCAGCACACCTGAATATTCATTCCCAAGCACAGCATCCAGAGTACAGGCGAATCTCAAGATTCCACATACGGGAGTGCTTGATTTGAATGCGGCATGTGCGGGGTTTACGTATGGATTACAGCTGGCGGACAGTTTGGTAACCAGTGGCATGTATCATAAAGTGTTGGTTATTGGAGCAGAGACGTTGTCCAAGATTACCGATTATACAGACCGTACGACATGTGTATTGTTCGGGGACGGGGCAGGAGCGTTTTTGGTAGAAAGGGCTGTTGGTAAAGGTGACTTTATGGCAGCCATCTCAGGTACGAGTGGAGAAGGAGGTATTCATCTCTATAAAACGGGTCTTTCTTCTGAGATGAATGGCGTACCTCTACAGGGTGAGGGATGTCTTGTCCAGAATGGCAGAGAGATCTATAAGTGGGCAGTACGCACGATTCCAGAACAATTGGGTGGGCTTATAGCCAAAGCAGAGATGAGTCCGGAGCAGATTGATTGGTTTGTACCCCATAGTGCGAATCTAAGAATGATTGAAGCGGTGTGTGAACGCGGTCCTATTCCGCTGGAACGCACTTTAACAAGTGTGGAGTACCGAGGGAATACCTCTGCCGCTTCCATTCCGCTTGCTTTACAGCTTGCAGTAGACGAAGGAAAATTAAAGAATGGGCATCAAGTGGCCCTCTTTGGTTTTGGGGGCGGCCTGACCTATGCAGGTCTCGTGCTTAGATGGAGCGTACCTGATACCCATTAAAGAAACAGATATAAGTCTTTTCATGCTTGAATGGAGATAATACACAAAAAAAGTACATCC contains these protein-coding regions:
- a CDS encoding ketoacyl-ACP synthase III; amino-acid sequence: MNQSMSTITAMGTYVPDRILSNADLEKLVDTSDEWIVQRTGMRERRIAADDQFVSDLATKAVEDMMRRYNVKVEDVDMILVATSTPEYSFPSTASRVQANLKIPHTGVLDLNAACAGFTYGLQLADSLVTSGMYHKVLVIGAETLSKITDYTDRTTCVLFGDGAGAFLVERAVGKGDFMAAISGTSGEGGIHLYKTGLSSEMNGVPLQGEGCLVQNGREIYKWAVRTIPEQLGGLIAKAEMSPEQIDWFVPHSANLRMIEAVCERGPIPLERTLTSVEYRGNTSAASIPLALQLAVDEGKLKNGHQVALFGFGGGLTYAGLVLRWSVPDTH